The Halorussus gelatinilyticus genome contains the following window.
TGTCTCGCCGGTACTCGCAGACGATGACGTGGTCGTCCTTCGCGGTCAGGCGGTCGCTGAGGTCGAGCGGCGCGCGCTCGAACAGCGGGATGATGAGGACCCTGAGCGTGGCGAATCCGATGCCGATGCCCGTCAACTGCATGAAGACGACGAACACGTTCATCAGCGGTGACGACCACGGCGCGTCCGCGCCGTACCCGGTCGTCGTCATCGTCTCGACCACGGTCTGGAGCGACCGGAACAGCGAGTGGTCGTGGCCCTCCAGCGTCCGCATCCCGTAGTTGTAGAGGACCGAGTACAGCAGGATGAGTACCACGAGGGAAATCACGTAGACGGTGACGAGGCGCTGGCGGCGGGTCAGCCACGGGAACAGCGTGTCCCCGCCCTCGAACCACTTCGACCAGTTAGTGGGCATGGGCGGAGTGGGTCGCGCCGAGAGCGGTCGTCCGTCGAACGGGTCTCATCTTCCGTCACCGTTCGCCTTCGAGCGCCATGAGTCGTGTGCCCGCGACAAGCCACCTCGCGCGCCTCACCGCCGCTTTCGGCAGTCGGGCGTCAGGCGTTCGTCGCAGACGTGCAACGTCCGCGGGCGGAGCGCGACCCCGACCGCGGGCAGTGGAGCAGTTTCTGTACGGTGGTCAGAAGTCGGTCAGTTTCGCCTCGGTCGCGCCCTTCGCGTCGGTGTCGAACTCCGCGAGTTCCGCGAACTCCAGTCCGTTGTCCCGGAGCGCGCGCCGGACGCGTTCGGACGCGTCCGGCGCGACCAGCATCCCGCGGACCGTTCCGTCGTCGGCGGTGACGCCGTCCTCGGGCGACTCCTCGCCGTCCTCGTACAGCGAGACGTAGCGCTGTAACTGGTCGAAGTGGTTCAGCGTGGCCTGAATCCGCTTGACCTCCACGACGACCGGGGTGCCCGACTCGTCGCGCGCGAAGAAGTCGATAAAGCCGTACTTGCTCTCGCGCTCGTGTTCCACGATGCGGAGACCCTCCTCCAACACCTCGGGGTTCCGCTCGATGTACTCGTGCATCTCGGCCTCGGTGCCCGACTCCTCGTAGGTCGCACCGTCGGTCGCGTCGAAGCGCGTCAGGCCGTGCGCGTCGAAAATCCGCGCCTCGACGCGTTCGGTCGGGTTGGTTCGGCGCGCCAGCAAGACCGCCTCCCCGTCGCTCTCGCGCGCGGAGACGGTGCCCCCGCCGGGCATCCAGTTGACCGGCTTGTGGCCGGTCGGCTGGTGGACCAGGAAGGTTCCGTCGGGCTTGGCGACGAGGAGGCGGTCCCCCGGTCCCAAGTGTCCCGACGTTCGGCCGTCGTACTCGACTTCGCAGCGGGCCTGCACGGACAGCACGGCACCGTCCCGGAACGCGGCCTTCGCCTCGCTGACGAGGGTTTCCGGGTCCGGCGCGTCTATCTGCTCGGCGACCATTCTCGGTTCCCGGTGGTCAGCATCGGGGCAAAAAGGTAGCGGATTCGGGGTCGGAGACCAGTGCCGTCGAACGTCACCGACTCAGAACTGCTCGGCGACCTGTCGGAGGGTCTCGGCCGCGCTCTCGGAGTTGTCCACCGTCACGTGGTCGGCGGAGATGGCGTCGAACCGCTCGCGATACATCGCGTGAACCTCGAAGTCGGCGTCGCTCTCGTCGTCCTCGCGGGCGGCGATTCGGTCTCGGACGACCGACTCGTCGCACTCGACTTTGACCAGTCGGAACGTCGCGTCCAGCGACTCGGCGAGTTCGACCGCGCGCTCGCGGTCGCCGGCGTCCTTGAAGGTACCGTCGAGGACGACGCTCCGGCCGCCCTCCACGACGTCGCTCGCGCGCTCGAACAGTTCGCGGTAGACCATCCGGGACTCCCCCTCGGTGTACTCGGGGTCGTCGAGGATGTCCTTGCGAACCACGTCGGTCCGGAGGAGTCGCCCGTCGAGTCGCTCGGCCACGTCCTCGGCGACGGTGGTCTTGCCGACCCCCGGCAGGCCGCAGACGACGACGAACTGGGGCGTCCCCTGTCTCGCGTCGAGCGATTCCGTCTCAGCCATCGTCCCCGGCCCCCTGTCGATGCGTTTCCGCGCAGGTCCCGCTCATCTTCGGTACCGTATCCACGACACCAATCCCTTATGAAAATATGGAAACGCGCCGGCGACGCCCGACTCGCTCGTCGCCCGCCACCGCGACTTTCCCGGCCGAGGTCGTACGAGGTGGAGCGACATGACCGACACCGCCGACTCGCCGCGGTCCGACACCGACGGTCTCGTCTCCGTCGTCGTCCCGACCCACTACCGAAACGACCGCCTGCGCGGGGCGCTCGAGAGCGTCGCGGCACAGGAGTACGAGCCGATAGAGACCATCGTCGTGGACGGCGCCGAGGACGAACGCGCCCGACCGGTCGCCGAGGAGTTCGACGCGACCTACGTCGCCCAAGAGCGCGACGAGGGACCGCAGGCCGCCAGAAGCGAGGGAGCGGAGCGAGCGGACGGAGAGTACGTCCAGTTTCTGGACGACGACGACCGACTCGCCCCCTCGAAAATCCGAAAGCAGGTCCCCCGTCTCGGCCCGGAGGTCGGCGTCGTCTACTGCGGGATGGACGACGAGGAGCGCGGTCGAATCCGGCCGAATCCGGTCGTCCGGGGCGACGTCCTCGGCCGTGCGCTCGAAATGCGGACGTTCCCCTGCATCAACTCCACGATGCTCATCGACCGCGAGACGATAGAGCGCGTCCTCCCGCTCCGCCACCGACACGGGGCCGACGACACGGGTCTCAAAATCGACCTCGCGCTCCAGACGACGTTCGACTTCGTGGCCGAACCGCTGGTCTTCCGCGGGCGGACCGGCGACTCGCTGTCGGAATCGTGGCGCTACCTCGACGGCCGGCTGTCGGTGATAGCGACTTACGACCGGCTCTATCGGCAGTTCCCCGACCGCATCCGCGAGCGCGCGCTCCGCGAGACCCACTATCAGGCCGGCCGGAAGTTGCTCGCCGAGGAGGGATGGTCGCCCCGCGCGACGGCGGCGTTCGCCCGCGCAGCGTGGGAGACGCCCGACGACTACGCCTACCACGTCGGGGCGACGCTCGGGTCCCTCGCGGGAAGTCCCGGACTGGCGGCGGTGGACCGGCTGTTCGACCGTTCGGGTTACTGACTGTTCGACTGCACGAGTCGCTGATCGTTCGACAGCACGGGCTACCGACGGGGAGACCGCCGCGACCCGAGAAATTAACGCGCTGGCGTCCGAACGACGAGTCACGACGATGACCCGAGACGACGAACTCGCCGACCTCGCGGCCGACCTCGTGGCCGTCCCGACCGAGAACCCGCCGGGCGACGAGCGACCCTGCGCCGAGTTCGTCGTGGACTGGTTCGAATCGCGGGGCATCGAGGCGCGACTCGTGGAAAAGCCGAGCGCCGAGCGCGCGCAGGCGGTCGCGTGGGTCGGCGACGACCCGCGCGACGAGACCGGAGGCGGGGCCAGCGACGAGACCGCCGGCGAGTCGGCAGACGCGCCCACGCTCGTCCTGAACGGCCACCTCGACGTGGTGCCCGCGGGCGACCCCGACGAGTGGACCCACGACCCCTTCGCTGGCGTCGTGGAGGACGGGCGACTCCACGGACGGGGGAGCGCCGACATGAAGACGAACCTCGCGGCCGCCATGCTGACCGTCCGGGACCTCGCGCCCGAAATCGAGAGCGGAGACCTCGACGGAACGCTGGTCTTCCACGGCGCGATGGGCGAAGAGACCGGCCACCCCGGCACCCGGACGCTCATCGAAGCGGGCTACGGCGGGGACTGTGCGGTCGTGTTGGAACCCACCGACTTCCGGGTCGGCACGAGCGGGAAGGGCGTCGTGACCTACCGCGTCGGCGTCTCGGGGTCGGCCTCCCACGCGAGTCGCCCCGACCAGGGCACCAACGCCATCGACGCGGCCCGGCCCGTCCTCGACGCGGTAGACGAGTACGACGACCGCCTGCGCGAGCGCACGGACCCGCTCGTCGGCCGCGCGTACGCGACCGTCACCGAGTTCGAGGCCGGGACCGACTCGAACATGGCGGTCCTGCCCGGCCGCGCGGAGTTCCTGCTCGACCGGCGCATCCTGCCCGACGAACGCTTCGAGGCGGTCGAAGGCGAAATCGAGACCCTGCTCGCCGAGGTCGAGCGCGAGGCGGACGTCGAGACGGACCTGTCGCTCGTGAAGCACTACGCGTCGGCCGGAATCGACCCCGACCATCCGCTCGCCGAGCGGTTCCGCCGCCTCTCGGCGGAGTCGGCCGACGCGCCCCGAGAGCCGTGGGGACTGGAGGCCGCGACCGACGCCCGCGAGTTCGTGGCGGCCGGGACGCCGGCGATTATCTGGGGGCCGGGGAACCTCGCGCAGGCGCACGCCGTGGACGAGTACATCGACCTCGCGGACGCCGCGACCGGACTGGATATTCTGACGGACGGCGTCCGCGGCGTTCTCTCGGACGAGTGAGCCGACTCCGGAGGCGACGTTCGGCGCGACCCAGATTTCAAAGATTTTAACAGTTAGTGCTGTTCACTACGACTACCACACGAATCATGGCAGAAAACGTACTGGGGACGGTGTTCCTCGTGTTTGCACTCGGACTCACCGTCCTGATGATAGCGAGCATGTGGAAGGTTTTCGACAAGGCCGACCAACCGGGTTGGGCCGCCATCGTCCCGATATTCAACACCTACATCATGTTGAAGATCGGCGACAACCCGGGCTGGTACCTCCTGTTGATGATGGTCCCGCTGGTCAACCTCTACGCCGGATGGAAGATGTACGTCGGACTGGCGAAGGCGTTCGGCAAAGACGTCGGCTGGGGACTCGGACTCTGGTTCCTCCCGATGATCTTCTTCCCGATACTGGCGTTCGGCGACGCGACGTACCGCGGTCGCGGCGGTCGCTCGGGCGGCCAGCCCGCGATTTGAACGCCGGACCCCTGCGGTCGATTTTTCAGAGCGACACGCCGTCGAGACTCGCGTCGAGGTCCTCGACGTACTCGTTGAACGCCTCGACGAACGCGGGCACGTCCTCGGCGAGACGCCGCACGTCGTGGGCCGACGGCGGTTGGTACTGCGAGAGGAGGTAGATGCCGCCCTCGCCGCCGACCCGGAGGTACGACGCGCCGCTCTCCTCCCACTTAAGTTCCCAGCGGTTGCCGGCGACGCGGGTCCCGTAAGTGCCGTACTCGCCGCCCTCGTAGCGCGCGAGTTGGTGGGCCATCCGGTCGGCGACCTCGCGGACGCGCCCGAGGACGAGCTCGCGCTCGGCGACGACCGACTCGGTGGAGGCCACGTCGGGGAACTCGGCGGCCACCTCGTCTAACACGCCTTCGAGCGACCGGACGTAGCGGTTGAACGACGCGACGAAGTTCTCGTAGTCGGTCATCGCGTCGGCGAGGTCCTCGGGGTCGGGCGGCTGGTGGGTCGAGACGACGTAGGTCTCGGCCTTCCGGCCCTCGAACAGGAGGAACTGTAACTCGCCCGCCTCGTACTTGACGGTCCACTCGCCGTCGTCGGTCTCGAAGCTCCGCTTGCCGTAGTCGCCGCCCTGAAGCAGGGCGAGTTCGCGGGCGATGGTCCCGGCGTGGTCCCGGACCCGAGCGACCACTTCGTCGCGGCGCTCGGCGGCGTCATCGGTCGATTCGACGGGCGCGTCGAACTGCTCTGTCATCGCTCTCACTCGGGGCGGCACGGACAAAAGGGTCGTGTCCCGCGGGGCGAACGCGGCGGCGAGGGTCGTCTCCGTTCGCGGTCGCGCTCACTTCTCGTTCAGCGGGTCCGCCAACGCCGACTCTATCGGCTCGTCGCCGGACAGCACCTCGAAGGTGCGTCCGTGGGTACTCTCCATCGGAAGCGCAGTGACGAGCGTCTCGGCCACGTCCTCGCGGGGAATCTCGTCGCCCTCGCGGTCGAGGTCCGCGCCGGTCCGAATCCGGCCGGTCCCCGCCTCGTTCGTCAGCGCGCCCGGACGGACGATGGTGTACGTCAGGTCGCTCTCGCGGAGGTGTTCGTCGGCCTCCGCCTTCGCTTCGAGGTACTCCCGGAGTTCCTCGGGGCTCTCGTCGGGCGAGTCGGCGTTGATGGAACTCAGCATGACGAACCGGTCGGCACCCTCGGCTTCGGCGGCCTCGACGAGGTTCACCGCGCCGTCGCGGTCCACGCCCCACACGTCGTCGCCGCCCGAGCCAGCGGCGAAGATAACGGCGTCGCATCCCTCCACCGCGTGAGTCACATCCTCGGTCAAGTCAGCGAGGACCGGTTCGGCACCGAGGTCGGCGATATCGGACCGCTGTGCCTCGTCGCGGACCATCCCCCGCACTCGGTGGTCGCTCTCGGCGAGTCGTTCGGTGACGTGCTGTCCGACCTGTCCGTGCGAACCTGCGACGAGTACTTCCATGAGGTATGAAGGAAACGCCCGCGTTCGCAAGAGACTTGCGACCGGTCGGCCGCCGCCGGTCCCGGTCCCGGTCCGCGGCCGGGCTACCGGAACTCGCGGTGAAGTGCCATCCCCTCGTCGGCCAGCACGTCGCCGACGACCGGAATCTCCCGGCCGCGGCGCTCGAAGATTTCCCCGCAGGGAACGCCGTTTGGGCCACCGAACTCCTCGCCGAGTCGCTTCGCCGAGACGCTGTAGACGACGCCGCCGAGGCCCGCGATGGCGATGCCGCCCGCACACATCGGACACGGTTCCGTGCTGGTGTACATCACGGTCTCGGCGCGCTCGGCCGGGGAGAACTCGCGGGCCGCGCGGCGGGCGAGCGTGAGTTCCGGGTGGAGCGCGATGTCGTCGTCCGTGTTCTCGCGGTTGGTCTCCTCCATCACGACTTCGCCGTCGCGGACCAGCAGCGACCCGTACGGGCCGTCGCCGCGGTCGCCCGCCTCGCGGGCGAGGTCGATCGCGCGCCGGACGTGGGACGAGTGGTCGAGTGCGTCGAGGTCGGACACAGTGGAGCGTCTCGCGCCGCAGACAGAAACGTTGCGGTCCGAGCGGTCGAGGACCGGTTCGAGGGTCGCCGGAACTCAGCGGTCGATGACGTCGAGGTCGAGTTTCGAGAGTTCGCGCACGAACGCCTCGTCGCCGGGGAAGACGAAGACGCTCGCCTCCACGTCGTGTTCCGGAATCCGGAGGCGCGCCGCGAGATACAGCCCCACGTCGGCGACCGAGGCGATGCGCTGGACGAGCGTCAACTCGGGGTTCTGGACCGCGACGGGCGGGCCGGTGTCGATGGGCGTGTCGAACAGTTCGGCCCACTCGTCCACGAAGCCGTTCGCCATCGCGTTGCAGAGTTCGGTCAGCGCGTCCCGGCCCATCGGCGTCGAGACGACCGACTCCACGTCTTCGACCGCGCTCTGGAGCATGAGCGACGCCGCGCGGTTCGCGCTCTTGACCGGGAAGAGGACGAGGACGGTACCCGCGAACGGCTCGCGGAGGTGGACTCGCGCCCCGGCGCGGTCGGCGACGCCGAACTGGTCGCCGACGGTCTCGGCACCGGCGTAGCCGATTTTGACGTGTTCGGTCCGAGCCGAGAGGTCGCCGACCGGGACCTTGTTCAGCCGCGACTCGACGCCGTCCACGCCGATGTCGCCGAGCCAGTTCAGCACCGCGATGGTCTCGACGGGGATGGCGAGGCGGTCGTCGCTGGCGGCGTCTTCGGCGGACGGCGCGGACGCTTCCGCGTGCGACCCCGATGATTCGGTGTGGGACCCGGACGTTTCGACGTGCGACCCGGACGCTTCGGCACGTGAGCCCGACGGCTCGGCGTCGATGGGGTTCGCGCGTTCGAACTCGTCGCTAGGGTCGCGGTCGGTCGCGTCGTCTCGGTCCGCGTCGTCTCGGTCCGCGGCGGTTCGGTCCGGCGCGTCGTCGCTGACCGTCATGCCTCGGGAGCGATGCGAACTGTATCGGTCGGGAGTGTACGCCGGGTCCGGCGCTTCTCGCGGTCGAGCGGACTCCGAGGGCGGTGGGGCGTGACGCCTGTGGCAGTCGCCATTGTCGTTGTTCACCGATTCTACGGCAGGTATAAAACGTTGTTCGCCGCGCCTCACCCGTCGGTTCTGACACGTCGAACGCACTGCGAACGCTCGGGTCATTCGAGGAACACGTCGAAGTCGGAGTCGAGAACGCGAGAGGGTCACCGTCGCTCAGGAACGAAACGTTGCGGGAGAAGTGGGCCGGCGCGAATTCGAATCGCGGTTACGGCCACCCGAAGGCCGAAGGATACCAAGCTACCCCACCGGCCCGCAGGTGGACAGAAGGCGGTCGGAAGTTTAATCCTTCCGGATTCGCCCGACCGGTCGGGCGGGACTCCTCTCGCGGCGCTCGATTACGTCGCGCGGTAGAACTCGACTCGCTCGCCGTCGTCCATCGCGGTTCGCTTCTCCAGTTCGCCGGCGTGGACGAGGTACTCGAACGCCCACCGGTACTGGTCTTCGGCCGACTGCTCGCCGAGGAGCGCCCCCACGTCCTCCCACGTCGAGTCGGAGTCCCGCTGGACGTTCGCCTCCGCCTGCGTGAATATCTCCTCGATGGAGTAGGCGGTCGGCTTCTCGGATTCGAGGAAGCCGTAGACGAGTTCGACGACGTTCTGGTCCGGTTCGGCCTGCTCCCACTGCTCTTCGGAGAGTGGCATTGCTTGCTGTACCGGTCGGACGGGCTTGAGGATTGTTGCAGGTTCGGGGCGGTCGTCGGAACCGCCGGGACGGTCGTCGGCGTCACGTCCGTCGGAAGCGAAGCAGAGATACAAATAGAATGTCGAAGACCACCTACACACGTCTGAGAGAAATACACACCCACTTCAAGAACTCCGCTAGCTATCTCTGTCACGGAGCGTCCACGGCGTCCTCGACGTAGGCCACCGCGTCGGCGGCCGACTCGACCGCTTCGACGCCGGGCGCGTCGTGGGTGTCGATGCCCGCTATCGGGCGGTCGAACACGCCCGCGAACCCGACCTCCGAGAGCGTACCGACGCCGCCGTCCACCGCGATGACGGCGTCGCCGTTCATCACGACTAGCGCGTTCCGAGCGTGGCCCAGTCCCGTGGCTATCGCCACGTCCACGTAGGGGTTCGCGGCGGTGCGGTCCTCGCCGGGGAGGACGCCGATGGTCCGGCCGCCCGTCTCGCTCGCACCGCGACAGGCCGCTTCCATGACGCCGCCCAAGCCGCCGCAGACGACGGTGTGACCGCGCTGGGCGAGGCGACGTCCGACGTTCTCGGCGGTTCGGGCCTCCGATTCGGTGACGGTACTCCCGCCGATAACGCTGACTCGCATACTCGGTGGTGTGACTCGGCGACCGTGAGGGTGTCGTTCTCGCGGTGGAGTCGGGTCGGGGTTCGGTGGACTGGTCTTCGCCGTGTCGGAGGTGGGAGTTTGGTTTTGGGGTCAACGTCGGAGGTATTCAGAAAAGAGCTAGCTTCAGGCTTGAACATAGGAGTCTACCGCACCTCACGGCACCGCGAGGGCCTCACGCCTTCCCAACCTCGCGCCGCACGAGGCGGCCGCCGTCCACCGTCGGAAGCGAGTTCCGACGAGCCGTGCGCTCACGTCCGTTCGCACGGACCTCGCGCGATGGGCGCGACCGCAAGCGGTCGCGCCCGCACGCGCCGGTGAGAAAACTTCGGAACGCGCCGGGCGGTCGGTGTCGATTCGCGCACCCTCTCCGCGGTATCGCCGCGGAACCCGAAACCGGCGTCAGTACCGCTCGAAACCGTCGGTGTCGAGGTAGTTGTGCGCGACCGTAATCGCGTGGTCGGCGTGGAGCAGTTCCGGGCCGAGGCGCACGCGCCGGTCGGCCGCCTCCGCGAGCAGGGACGCTTCCTCGTCGCCGAAGTCGTGGTGGTCCGAGAGGACGAACACCGGGTTCTCGGGCGGTTCGACCGCCACGACCGGGTCGCCCTCCTCGTGGAGTTGGACGACCGTCCCGCCGCGCGCGGCCTCCGCTAACACCGGTTCGAAGCCGCGCTTCGAGACGTGGACGCCCGGCGAACTCTCCGCTTCCATGTGGCCGATGGCCTCGCCCTTCTCTTCGAGCGCGCCGCGAATCAGGGCCGCCGTGCTTCGCTCGTCCGGGTTGAGTCGCCGAAGCTCCGACCCCTCGAACCGGACAGTCACCGAGTCGCTCAGGACGAGGAAGACGCGCACGTCCTCCCGAATCGCGTGCGAGAGGAA
Protein-coding sequences here:
- a CDS encoding nucleoside deaminase yields the protein MSDLDALDHSSHVRRAIDLAREAGDRGDGPYGSLLVRDGEVVMEETNRENTDDDIALHPELTLARRAAREFSPAERAETVMYTSTEPCPMCAGGIAIAGLGGVVYSVSAKRLGEEFGGPNGVPCGEIFERRGREIPVVGDVLADEGMALHREFR
- a CDS encoding AAA family ATPase, with protein sequence MAETESLDARQGTPQFVVVCGLPGVGKTTVAEDVAERLDGRLLRTDVVRKDILDDPEYTEGESRMVYRELFERASDVVEGGRSVVLDGTFKDAGDRERAVELAESLDATFRLVKVECDESVVRDRIAAREDDESDADFEVHAMYRERFDAISADHVTVDNSESAAETLRQVAEQF
- a CDS encoding DUF5684 domain-containing protein, producing the protein MAENVLGTVFLVFALGLTVLMIASMWKVFDKADQPGWAAIVPIFNTYIMLKIGDNPGWYLLLMMVPLVNLYAGWKMYVGLAKAFGKDVGWGLGLWFLPMIFFPILAFGDATYRGRGGRSGGQPAI
- a CDS encoding M20 family metallopeptidase; translation: MTRDDELADLAADLVAVPTENPPGDERPCAEFVVDWFESRGIEARLVEKPSAERAQAVAWVGDDPRDETGGGASDETAGESADAPTLVLNGHLDVVPAGDPDEWTHDPFAGVVEDGRLHGRGSADMKTNLAAAMLTVRDLAPEIESGDLDGTLVFHGAMGEETGHPGTRTLIEAGYGGDCAVVLEPTDFRVGTSGKGVVTYRVGVSGSASHASRPDQGTNAIDAARPVLDAVDEYDDRLRERTDPLVGRAYATVTEFEAGTDSNMAVLPGRAEFLLDRRILPDERFEAVEGEIETLLAEVEREADVETDLSLVKHYASAGIDPDHPLAERFRRLSAESADAPREPWGLEAATDAREFVAAGTPAIIWGPGNLAQAHAVDEYIDLADAATGLDILTDGVRGVLSDE
- the nucS gene encoding endonuclease NucS, translated to MVAEQIDAPDPETLVSEAKAAFRDGAVLSVQARCEVEYDGRTSGHLGPGDRLLVAKPDGTFLVHQPTGHKPVNWMPGGGTVSARESDGEAVLLARRTNPTERVEARIFDAHGLTRFDATDGATYEESGTEAEMHEYIERNPEVLEEGLRIVEHERESKYGFIDFFARDESGTPVVVEVKRIQATLNHFDQLQRYVSLYEDGEESPEDGVTADDGTVRGMLVAPDASERVRRALRDNGLEFAELAEFDTDAKGATEAKLTDF
- a CDS encoding TIGR00725 family protein; the protein is MRVSVIGGSTVTESEARTAENVGRRLAQRGHTVVCGGLGGVMEAACRGASETGGRTIGVLPGEDRTAANPYVDVAIATGLGHARNALVVMNGDAVIAVDGGVGTLSEVGFAGVFDRPIAGIDTHDAPGVEAVESAADAVAYVEDAVDAP
- the trmY gene encoding tRNA (pseudouridine(54)-N(1))-methyltransferase TrmY; the encoded protein is MRQFIVLGHDAPTTPDFSLDDLAGGAGRLDVLCRCVNSAFFLSHAIREDVRVFLVLSDSVTVRFEGSELRRLNPDERSTAALIRGALEEKGEAIGHMEAESSPGVHVSKRGFEPVLAEAARGGTVVQLHEEGDPVVAVEPPENPVFVLSDHHDFGDEEASLLAEAADRRVRLGPELLHADHAITVAHNYLDTDGFERY
- a CDS encoding chemotaxis protein CheC, translating into MTVSDDAPDRTAADRDDADRDDATDRDPSDEFERANPIDAEPSGSRAEASGSHVETSGSHTESSGSHAEASAPSAEDAASDDRLAIPVETIAVLNWLGDIGVDGVESRLNKVPVGDLSARTEHVKIGYAGAETVGDQFGVADRAGARVHLREPFAGTVLVLFPVKSANRAASLMLQSAVEDVESVVSTPMGRDALTELCNAMANGFVDEWAELFDTPIDTGPPVAVQNPELTLVQRIASVADVGLYLAARLRIPEHDVEASVFVFPGDEAFVRELSKLDLDVIDR
- a CDS encoding glycosyltransferase family 2 protein, with the translated sequence MTDTADSPRSDTDGLVSVVVPTHYRNDRLRGALESVAAQEYEPIETIVVDGAEDERARPVAEEFDATYVAQERDEGPQAARSEGAERADGEYVQFLDDDDRLAPSKIRKQVPRLGPEVGVVYCGMDDEERGRIRPNPVVRGDVLGRALEMRTFPCINSTMLIDRETIERVLPLRHRHGADDTGLKIDLALQTTFDFVAEPLVFRGRTGDSLSESWRYLDGRLSVIATYDRLYRQFPDRIRERALRETHYQAGRKLLAEEGWSPRATAAFARAAWETPDDYAYHVGATLGSLAGSPGLAAVDRLFDRSGY
- a CDS encoding SDR family oxidoreductase codes for the protein MEVLVAGSHGQVGQHVTERLAESDHRVRGMVRDEAQRSDIADLGAEPVLADLTEDVTHAVEGCDAVIFAAGSGGDDVWGVDRDGAVNLVEAAEAEGADRFVMLSSINADSPDESPEELREYLEAKAEADEHLRESDLTYTIVRPGALTNEAGTGRIRTGADLDREGDEIPREDVAETLVTALPMESTHGRTFEVLSGDEPIESALADPLNEK